In Gossypium raimondii isolate GPD5lz chromosome 12, ASM2569854v1, whole genome shotgun sequence, a single window of DNA contains:
- the LOC105762432 gene encoding hevamine-A, whose product MAFKLKVSAPFIFMMVLVLATGSNGGGISIYWGQNGNEGTLADTCATGNYEYVNIAFLATFGNGQTPMINLAGHCDPYSNGCTGLSSDIKSCQAKGVKVILSIGGGAGSYSLASSDDARQVATYLWNNFLGGTSSSRPLGPAILDGIDFDIEGGTGEYWDELAKYLSGYSKKGKKVYLTAAPQCPFPDAWIGNALKTGLFDYVWVQFYNNPPCQYSTADIANLEDAWKQWTSDIPATNIFLGLPAAPDAAGSGFIPVNDLTSKVLPAIKNSSKYGGVMLWSKYYDDQSGYSSSIKSHV is encoded by the coding sequence ATGGCATTCAAGCTTAAAGTATCAGCTCCATTCATCTTCATGATGGTTTTGGTGCTAGCAACTGGTTCCAATGGTGGTGGGATTTCCATCTATTGGGGCCAAAATGGCAACGAAGGCACCCTAGCAGACACTTGCGCTACGGGGAATTATGAATACGTGAATATAGCCTTCTTGGCAACATTTGGAAATGGCCAAACTCCAATGATAAACCTCGCCGGTCATTGCGATCCTTATAGCAATGGTTGTACTGGGTTAAGTTCCGATATTAAATCGTGTCAAGCCAAAGGTGTTAAAGTGATTCTTTCTATAGGTGGAGGCGCCGGTAGTTACTCCCTCGCTTCGTCAGATGACGCTAGGCAAGTCGCAACGTATCTTTGGAACAATTTCTTAGGGGGAACATCGTCGTCTCGACCGCTTGGACCGGCTATCCTTGATGGAATTGACTTTGACATCGAGGGAGGTACTGGTGAATACTGGGACGAGCTCGCAAAGTACCTTTCTGGATATAGTAAGAAAGGCAAGAAAGTGTACTTAACGGCGGCTCCTCAATGCCCGTTCCCTGATGCATGGATCGGAAATGCATTGAAAACAGGTCTATTTGATTACGTTTGGGTCCAATTCTATAACAACCCTCCTTGTCAATACTCAACGGCCGATATTGCCAACCTTGAAGATGCATGGAAGCAATGGACATCGGATATTCCGGCGACGAATATTTTTCTTGGACTACCTGCAGCTCCGGATGCAGCGGGTAGCGGTTTCATCCCTGTAAATGATCTAACATCGAAGGTTCTCCCTGCCATAAAGAATTCCTCCAAGTATGGTGGTGTTATGCTTTGGTCCAAGTATTATGATGATCAAAGTGGATATAGCTCTTCCATCAAGAGCCATGTCtaa
- the LOC105762433 gene encoding putative ripening-related protein 1 translates to MSMKGFPTIFLFSCFVLVITNCFMVEADTCKPSGKLRGKKPPPGKCNKGHDSDCCQEGKFYNTYTCSPPVSSHTKATLTLNGFGPKEDGGGPCECDNNYHKDSELIVALSTGWFNKKKRCMNYINIHGNGKTVKAKVVDECDSTMGCDDDHDYQPPCANNIVDASDAVWDALGVYGDKRGEMEIYWSDA, encoded by the coding sequence ATGAGTATGAAGGGTTTTCccactatttttctttttagttgcTTTGTTTTGGTTATTACAAATTGTTTCATGGTGGAAGCAGATACATGCAAACCCAGCGGTAAGCTTAGAGGGAAAAAGCCTCCTCCAGGTAAATGTAACAAAGGCCATGATTCTGATTGTTGCCAAGAAGGCAAGTTTTATAACACGTATACATGTTCCCCGCCGGTTTCAAGTCATACCAAGGCAACCCTAACTCTCAACGGATTCGGTCCGAAGGAGGATGGTGGCGGTCCATGTGAATGCGACAACAACTATCATAAAGATTCAGAATTGATCGTGGCGCTTTCGACGGGGTGGTTCAACAAGAAAAAACGGTGTATGAATTATATTAACATTCACGGAAATGGAAAAACTGTTAAAGCTAAGGTAGTCGATGAATGTGACTCCACGATGGGGTGTGATGATGATCACGATTACCAGCCTCCGTGTGCCAACAACATCGTCGATGCCTCGGATGCAGTTTGGGATGCCTTGGGAGTGTATGGAGATAAACGTGGCGAAATGGAGATATACTGGTCTGATGCTTGA